The genomic DNA GGTGCCCCCCCATCGTCAAAgctttcatctgtgtttttctaCCTGCGGAGGTGCGCGCATTGTTCCACCTCATGCCGATATTCTGGCCCAGACTCTGGCACAAGGTGATCGCCATGGCGGCAACATTCCCAAACTGGAAGAGGGAATACATCGTCACTTGTGTGGGACGACAGCGTCTGAGAGCAAGAGAACATTCTCCTCACCTCGTTGATGCCCCCTCCCCTCATCAGAGAGCACACTCCTCCAGTGAAGGCTGTCCCGCTGCGACCGCTGTGGAACATTCGCCCTCTGAAATACGGGACGCCAGCAAATCAATATCcagaaaaatcaaacaaatctcAATTCATTCAGTTTAATTTGGGAAAATCTTTTCCTCCATACGAGAAAAGTTGGACGACATCACTCTGGTCTCTGATGTTGTCCTTCCTGTATTTCATGAAGTTCTGCAGGGTTATCAGCGGATCCTCCATGACTGGCATCCTGTTCTTAGAGGTCcaggtctccatggcaaccagcacGATCCTCGTGTTCAGCTGTTCCTTGTAGATcttggaggcaggaggagaaaaaacaacccaacatGCCCATCAATCTACCGTGTTGTTGTTATGACACCTGCACTGATCCACTTCACAGAACGTGTGTTTTCTGGGATAAATCATCTAAACGTGGTAccaagatcacacacacacgcacacacacacacacacacacacacgtgtgctcAGAGGGTTTAAATAGAGTTTTGGAGTAGGAGGCTGAGAATCGTGTAAACAAAGCTCTCACCGCGTCGGCCATGTTGACCACTGCTTTGGCAAAGTTCTTGGTTTGGCTGCTGGAGCGGCGCAGCTGCACGAACTGTGGAGACCAAACAGCAAAAGTGAACAACCTGAAATACGATTACGGACGATTTTAACACTTTGAAGTCCATTCCAGCCGTTCCACTTTCATCAAAGGGTCCCACGGCTTATCCACGGTTCATCCCGGTGCTCCAGGAACCACAGAGACCCACTGGGTAGATTATCACAGGCTTCATAGATTACCCTTTATCACAGCCTTTTTTTGGTGGGTTTTTCTTTGGGCTTTATCAGGATTACTGATTTCCATTTTGAATCTCACCATATCATTGTCGTTGACCACCATCAGCTCAATGTATTTGGTCTCGGTCTGGACTGAGGGTTTGCGGACGGATCTCTTGGATCTGCTCAGCTTCGCAGACGCCTGCTGTTGCCTGGTTTCAGGCGGTCTGTCATCCTCAGCGTCACCTCCTCTACGTTCCCACTCGCTGTCCTCTGTACAGTCTGGTCACAgacaggagcagagctgcagccacttGGGTACTTTCCCCTTTCAAAATCAGCTACAGTGCACAGAATCACTGCCAAACAGTCACTTTCTCATTCTAAAATGTCATCACCCCGGTTAAATAGAAAGAGACTATAGAGAAAACCTTAATTTTTCTGGTGTACAGTCAAAGCttaaaatggattttaagtACCTGGACAGCGAGGGGAAAGTCTAATATCAGGCATCCTACGGATCAAGTGAGCGCCGTCCTGCGAGGCGATACGTGACATCAGACGCATTCTCCAACGTGAGCATTCAACAATAAAACCCAGTTACCTGAGTGCTTCCATTGTAAACAGGTTCGATCCCATAGGAGAAGAATCCATCGGAGAACGTTCCACTGCGGTCAGCCGCGGAGCAGACAGGGCGAGAAAAGTCAAGATAAGTGTTACTCTGTAACACACACGGGTCATCGCATGAATCCAGGCTTGCTGTCATTCTCACCACAGGGCCCGGCAGGTGGAGAGGGCCGCCCAGGACTCTGGGGAGCCTCTTAACCTTCCCTGGTAGTAGCAGTGCTCCCCTCCCTGCGGACACCACACAACGCATGATGCGGCCTCTTCTGACACACACCAGGCTTCTAGATTTCATTGGATATCTGCTCCTAGGTAAAAAGCAGGCCCCCTCCGCTCTCCCCACAGCTGCGTTAATGGCACAGTTTGTGACCTACTTGTCTCCAGTGCTCCACTCCATCCCAACCCTCACAGTCCCAGCACTCAGCCTCCACACAGTTGGTCCGGAGGATTTAACACAGAACGACTGCACAGGAAGCAGCCGGCAAAGCAAAGACGCGCGAAGGGTGTAATGATGAGATCACACCTCTCGATATAACCTTGACCCTTTAGAACGAGGGGGGTGCTGCTTCATCAGGTCACAGCGCTGGAGAGGGTAAGGGCAGAACTGACAAAGGCCGTGCTGGTTCGACACCTCCAGTAGGAGCATTGAGCCAGATCTGCATCCAGCTAAGTGACAATCTGGCCTGATCACAGCTCTCCATCCCCGACCCTGCaggtccccccccacccccccgcaccAAAGTGAACTGCACATATGATGCCAAGGCCACATTCTGATTTTTTCCTAATATTCCCTCCTCCCAGTTCACCGGCACAACTCTTCACTCCCCTTTGGTCTTCTTTCATTTTACAAGCTGCCGAGAACTTAATGACACTGCTGAGCTGGCTCATTGCTATGGAAACAGGTTTGTGATTGGCCCGAGGGAGAGTTTGGAAGGATTGTGGGTGGGGACATGAAGTGCTGGctggtggggtgggtgggtgagaggGAGCATGTAATGGCTTTTATCCATTTGCCTATTATCTTCCAATTCATCCTCTTCACTTGTGCTTTGACACCATGGGCTCCAACAGCTTTCAGGACTGTTGGTAAAATGCCACATCAAAGAGATGCGTGCATGCCACCGCCGACACGTCGACCTGTGTGCGTGGCGCCCACGTCAGTAACATGTTATTGTTAACATCAGCTAATGATAACAGACATCTTAAATGGCAACCTAGTACAAGAGAGAAAACGAGGTAGTTTCCTTCAATAGCCGAGGAAGCAAGATCAAAGTAAAATATCGCCAATCCATGAAAGGAATTCATGTTTTCTGCTTCTAAATTTAGAATTTCAGAACAAAACACTGTGAGACATGAgcattatattatataataagATCAAGTCTGCAGGAGGCCACTGAAAAACCTAAAATTCAGAACATTGCCTggcaacaacagtgagaaatgtGACGAAATCAGACTTTCGGCACCCAAACAGCTCATCGCAGCCACTCCGGTCGGCTAATTAAGAAGCGAGCTGCACTGTGCCAAAACACGAGGTCACTCATTAATATCCCCTCAGTACGCCCCATGTCGCTAGTCTTACCACAGATTGTGAGGGTTCTCCATCCTGGTTAAAGTGCCTTTCCAAATATTCAGAGGACAGGAGGTGACTGGGGAGTGAGAGTGGACACCATGAGTACAACAGCACAACCTCCATCCTCAAAATTACACAAATGTTAGCATATTAGCTTGCAATGTTGATAAAACCTGAAAAAtcatcttctgtgtgtgtgtgtgtgtgtatgtgagagagagagagagagagtgtgttgtTGGTATTCCCCATCTTTTCATGCAGAATCGCTAAGTGCTTTTGCTTAAGTGCAAGGAAAATGCTAATGAGAACAGCTGCAGTGAATTAAGAACGCCGAGTGATACAAACGTTTGTGTGAAAGGCTGATTTTCTGTGAGGGAATACTAACTGGTTCAGCTCCAGATCCAGGGTGAACCTGTGTCCAAAAGCTTCCACTTGGAAAACACTCCGGGCCAAATGGACATACTAAGAAGAAAAAACCACAAGAGAGGCGCGACAGTTGATCAGTTGAAGGGTAACAAGTGTGGGTCGGTGTGTCGTGCTGTAAAAGACAGAGTCTCATGAATAATTCACCCCAGTCAATGGTTGTAAACTCTAAGAGCATCTCAGCTGATATTAAGACTGATAGAGTGCCCATTGATCAACACTTGCTTGCCAACACTGACACGGGACTGCGCCTGGCATTATGTCCCAGCAGAAAGGGGCAGAAAACTGCCGTCCAAACGTCCCTGGAGACCAGGTGGAGACATCAGGAGCCACAGAGGTGAAATCCACTGCAGACTAAACAGCGTCGCTGCTGGCTTGTCCACAAAGAGGCCAAACCATCCAGACATTACTCTCTCCTACAGTTCAGACAGCAGATGTCTGACTACACATAGCCCCCCCCATCTCCACACTAGTCCTCAGTTTGTCACTGGTTATGCTTGCACGCTCTCCAGTAGCATCCATACGATGTTTCAGCCCGACAGTGAAAATGTTGCGTCAAGTTGTGTCAACGTTTATCTAAATTATTCAATTTCCCACCCGCGTGGGCCTCACCTCGTCCTTTAAAGTGGAGGTAGCAGGCAATCAAATGTGGACGTTCGGATCGAGATAAGCAGATCGGGAAGATAGAAATGCTGCCTCCAGCCTTTCCAGAGCTTCTCCATGTaacagcagagaaagaaaaagctgaGCTCATCACCGGCGGCTCCTAAATTTAGGCTGCGCCTCATTTTTGGAGCCTTAAATATTTTGAGATGTGCAAGAACAAACACGTTGAAACCAACAACCTGGCGGTCGGCTGCACAACCTGCTCTGTAATGTTCTCAGTATAATTCCCACTAAGAAATAAGTTCTTCTATTGTGCCACGGTCACAAAGGCGACTAATGTGTGTAATAAAACGGCAcatgagctcctccagcagttACTCGACAGCCTCTTGATCCATGCAGCACTTCCCACACGGGCCTGCTTCATAATTAATGGGGACATCAACACACCATTGAATAATGAAAGTTGGGCTCGGCGTCCGACGTGACGGCTGCATATTTTAGCAGGACTAtgaatgaagatgaagatgaataACACTGTACAAAACGCTTATTGTCTTTCAAAGCGGACGATCTCGGTGGCGTTCACACAGAAGCGGGTCGGAGGGGTTCTGCTGCGCGGGGCTGCAGATGTTGAACGAAGGAGCAGATCCAGATGTTTCCCCCAGCGACTAACTGGGTCAAAGTCCAGGGGAGCAGCAACTGCTGCCCTACCTGTTCCGCAGGAGCCGGCGCTCTAATGCCCCCGTCCGCTCAGACGGGTGGATGGGACCCCGTGAGGAGCCTCCTAAAACCTGACCCACATGTGCTGATGAATGATTCGCTGTGAGGAAAACCAGTCAGTACAGGAGCGGGTTGACAGTGGTCTATTTTTAGCTCTAACTTACGGAGGTGTCCCCGGTGCCGTTCTTCACTCTGGTATCCAAGTGGTCGTGAGCCATTTCCTCCGCTGAATCAATCTGCTGCACCAGACGCTTGGGGTAGGTGACTTCAGTGGCGGCGGCGCCCCTGCCGTCTGCCCAGCCCGCTGGGGTAAACCAGTCCCATATGCCTCCATCCTGCACGGGGCTCCAGCGCTCACCTGCGTGTGACAGAGATGCTCACCCAGGTGCTCTGTCTGGAGGGGCCTGTGGACCCGCCCGAGGCCGCTCCAGCACCACTGGGGTTCAGTAAGCAAGGCAAATTTTTTAGAAATCCTCTATATTTAAGAAGCTGCCCTCCGACAGCCTTCAGCCCCGTTTTGCTTTGGTGACCTAATTTATCACCCTTTTAAAataatcacctttttttttttttttttaatcctagcGCAccattctgattttttttcctcaattggctatttgaaaatgaaattttTGTAATATCAACCGTGTTTAAAGGTCAGCAGACACCAATATTAGCCTAAAGTCAAGCAGTTCATCAAATCTCAACAGTCATCTCTCATGCGCAAATATTTCACTGGTTTGAGTGTTTGGGGACAAAACTGGTGAATAAAATGTTTAGGACGCGCTAAATAACAGGGGTGTGAAGGAAATGTGTTGATGCAGCAAATCGACTGCAGCTGAGAGTCAATGGGACGGTCGGTACCGCGATTCCACTTCACTGAAACCACAACCAATATCGATCCTACACATTTACAGGTGCAAAGCGGAAAAAAATAGAGAAGCAAAAGAGACTAAAAGGTCCCCGAGCCTGCCGCTCTCCCTTACCTGAGACTGCGAGTCTCTCGCCCACTGCAGCAAAGACCGTGAAGCACCACACCGCCAGCATGATGTTCACATTCTCCCCCGGATTACAGCATCGACAGCCGCAAAATGTCACCAAGTCAGCCGACGGTGAGGAGAGAAAAACCCGACGGGCGGAGATGACGGCGAAGCTGTGGAGAGAATCTGCTACACATCTGATGGTGCGCGTCCTCTCATCGCCCTCTCATCGCCTCTCACAGCCTCTCAGATGATACACTCGCAACATTCACATCAGACCGATTAGAATGAATCGCTCCGATCGGCCTGCAGCAGAGATGATCAATACGGGCCTGCAGACTGATCATTAAAGGAAATGGAGATCGGTGGGCGCGCGTCGCGGATGCGTGTCTCCGGCGCGGGTGCGTATGGCTCTATAGATGAaggcgcgcgcgcgtgtgtgtgtgtgtatgcgaaCCTGCGGTATGCGGAAACAAAATGATGGGGAAGCTGAGAGAAATGCGCTGGGTCTGCGGTGAGGAGGACACGTGGGGCCGTGGGACCCtccctcacccacccacccacccactccccCTTCCCTCACCCCCCGTTGCCATGCAGCTCCGTGCAGAGAAGCGATGCGACAGCCCGGCCGAGTAAAAGCCACAGGCGGCATGGAAACATGTTCCCTGACGGTGGAATAAAACACTGTATATGTGCACTAGTGAACCCAGCACAGGTGAGTGATTGATAAAGGCATTTGGAGCTCAGCAGctcttatctgtatttaaatgAGGCGCCAATAAAACGACAAAGAATTTATGAATTGTTTTACTGGGAAGAAAAATACAGGCCAGTCCCCGGGGAAGCGGCCGTGTCAGGATCACGACCTGTCAAAGTCTAATGCGGTAAAGTCCTCCAGCAGTGGTCCAGCTACATTTCCCACTAATGGAGGCACATTTTGCACTGACAGCCCCTCTGAATATTTCATCTCCTCCCCCCCTTTGAGACCAGACTATATAGGAGAAATGGGTGGGGAGATGGAAAACGCAGCTGAGTGTGGCCGAGTTGTCAtaatgtaaacaacaacagcaacaacacaaacaaaaaacagcgaCTTTCATCTTGACTCAAGCATCAATTTAGTGCTACTGGTAAAGAAAGTTCCGATCTATGGCCATGAGTATCATAAAGAAATAACTATAGCTGCA from Takifugu rubripes chromosome 5, fTakRub1.2, whole genome shotgun sequence includes the following:
- the LOC101074037 gene encoding disintegrin and metalloproteinase domain-containing protein 11-like isoform X1, which codes for MLAVWCFTVFAAVGERLAVSGERWSPVQDGGIWDWFTPAGWADGRGAAATEVTYPKRLVQQIDSAEEMAHDHLDTRVKNGTGDTSYVHLARSVFQVEAFGHRFTLDLELNHHLLSSEYLERHFNQDGEPSQSVGGEHCYYQGRLRGSPESWAALSTCRALCGTFSDGFFSYGIEPVYNGSTQDGAHLIRRMPDIRLSPRCPDCTEDSEWERRGGDAEDDRPPETRQQQASAKLSRSKRSVRKPSVQTETKYIELMVVNDNDMFVQLRRSSSQTKNFAKAVVNMADAIYKEQLNTRIVLVAMETWTSKNRMPVMEDPLITLQNFMKYRKDNIRDQSDVVQLFSGRMFHSGRSGTAFTGGVCSLMRGGGINEFGNVAAMAITLCQSLGQNIGMRWNNARTSAGDCRCPDTWQGCIMEDTGFHLPRKFSRCSVDEYIQFLLQGGGSCLFNKPNKLLDPPECGNGFVEPGEECDCGSQVECARSGGACCKKCTLTHDAMCSNGLCCSGCKYELRGVVCRDTVNNCDIPETCTGDSSQCPHNVHKLDGYMCDNNQGRCYSGRCRTHDGQCRRLWGYNSADRFCYEKLNAEGTEKGNCGPGPEGRGWLQCNKPDVLCGFLFCANVTMKPKFGDLQGEVTSFTLYHQNKYLDCRGGHALLEDGSDLGYVEDGTPCGPNMMCLDRRCLPVAAFNLSTCAGSNFGRICSDHGTCSNEVKCICDRDYTGKDCSVFDPIPEPTVQMGPEKKGPSGTNIIIGSIAGAILLAAIVLGGTGWGFKNIRRGRSGGG
- the LOC101074037 gene encoding disintegrin and metalloproteinase domain-containing protein 11-like isoform X2, with the protein product MLAVWCFTVFAAVGERLAVSGERWSPVQDGGIWDWFTPAGWADGRGAAATEVTYPKRLVQQIDSAEEMAHDHLDTRVKNGTGDTSYVHLARSVFQVEAFGHRFTLDLELNHHLLSSEYLERHFNQDGEPSQSVGGEHCYYQGRLRGSPESWAALSTCRALCGTFSDGFFSYGIEPVYNGSTQDGAHLIRRMPDIRLSPRCPDCTEDSEWERRGGDAEDDRPPETRQQQASAKLSRSKRSVRKPSVQTETKYIELMVVNDNDMFVQLRRSSSQTKNFAKAVVNMADAIYKEQLNTRIVLVAMETWTSKNRMPVMEDPLITLQNFMKYRKDNIRDQSDVVQLFSGRMFHSGRSGTAFTGGVCSLMRGGGINEFGNVAAMAITLCQSLGQNIGMRWNNARTSAGDCRCPDTWQGCIMEDTGFHLPRKFSRCSVDEYIQFLLQGGGSCLFNKPNKLLDPPECGNGFVEPGEECDCGSQVECARSGGACCKKCTLTHDAMCSNGLCCSGCKYELRGVVCRDTVNNCDIPETCTGDSSQCPHNVHKLDGYMCDNNQGRCYSGRCRTHDGQCRRLWGYNSADRFCYEKLNAEGTEKGNCGPGPEGRGWLQCNKPDVLCGFLFCANVTMKPKFGDLQGEVTSFTLYHQNKYLDCRGGHALLEDGSDLGYVEDGTPCGPNMMCLDRRCLPVAAFNLSTCAGSNFGRICSDHGTCSNEVKCICDRDYTGKDCSVFDPIPEPTVQMGPEKKGTSPSASFLFLS